A window of Phaseolus vulgaris cultivar G19833 chromosome 4, P. vulgaris v2.0, whole genome shotgun sequence genomic DNA:
tcaaacaaaaaGATTTATGGAAAAGATTTTTTGAGACCATATGCACTGAAAACATGAACTTCacatcatattataataatacaataatattttaaattaaaaaataaaataaaatataattagaatactattttattaatttatgaagtatatatatttaatattatttgttgTACCACCCATAATCTATTTAAGAATACCACTAGCATTGGACTTGACAAAGCTCAAATGGATTTTGTTCTACACTACTTGAATACCACTACCATTGCACTTCTTTCTCTAATCATCTTCTGTTTATTCTTCTATAATCCCTTCAAAAAATTTCAATCCAAAGAGGCTCCCACAGTTGCAGGAGCATGGCCAATACTTGGTCACCTTCCACTGTTGAGTGGTTCAAAGACACCCCATAGAACTTTGGGTGCTTTGGCTGACAAATATGGACCCATTTTCACCATCAAAATTGGTTCCAAAAAGGCTCTGATAATCAACAACTGGGAAATAGCAAAGGAATGCTTCACCACAATCGACATGGTTGTTTCTTCTCGCCCCAAGCTTCTCGCCTCTGAACTCATGGGCTACAACCATGCCATGTTTGGCTTTGCACCCTATGGTCCCTATTGGCGCGAGCTACGAAAGATTACAACGTTAGAAATCCTTACTACTCGTCGAGTGGAACAGCTGCAGCATGTTCGTGTCTCGGAACTTCAAAACTGGATCAAACAGTTGTATAATGTTTGGTGCAGCCAAAAGAGTGAATCTGGCTATGCCTTGGTGGAGCTGAAGCAATGGTTTTCTCACCTCTCATTCAACATGGTTCTTCAAATGGTCGTTGGGAAGAGATATTTTGGTGGTGAAAACTTGGAAGATGAGAAGGCACAGAGATGTGTGAGGGCTATGAGGGAGTTCATGCGTCTGTTTGGGGTGTTCACAGTGGGAGAGTTTGTTCCATGGTTGAGATGGTTTGATTTTGGAGGCCATGAGAAGGCAATGAAAGCAACTGCAAAAGAGTTGGATAGTATTATAGGTGAGGAGTTAGAGGAACATAGAAAAAGGAAGGGTTTGGGTGAGAAGGTTGATGAAGCTAAAGATTTCATGGATGTAATGATTTCATTGCTTGATGGAACAACTATTGAAGGGATCGATGCAGATACCATGATCAAATCCACCGTGCTGGTACGTATGTTTAATTCACACGTTATAATGCTTTGGAAATGTGAAACTTCAACAAAACTAAACATATAAATACAACATAATTCTTCATTAAATTTGGTATTTAGTGTTGAAACACTTGTTGTAGGGGAGATGAGGATTATGGGTAGAATTATATATATGGATGAGGTCTATGACTGTCTTATTATGTTCTATAGACTCTATAGGGAGTGGGAaccttttgaatttttattggTATTCTTAATGTAttccttttaattcattttattcatcattgataaaataaattaaatttgaaatatttccTCAGAAACTTACCTTAAAAACATTACAAAACCCTAAACCAACTTCTCTTACAGAagtacagtttttttttttttggcacAAGAAGTCTAATTTCTTTCACTTATTCTTTACACAAGTGTGTTTTATCGTCTTTACCGTTTATATGGGGTTCATTTGATAGACATGAGTGTTTTTTTGGGAGAGTGAGGGATATAGTGATGTTGTGATTGGGAGAGAAAGGGACATTTGTGGTGTTGCGTGAATGAAAATCCATGGAccacttacaatttttttttctgtttttctactttgatttggtttttgtgaaaaataatgaaattttgaaaaaaaaaacttgtaagTTATACATCATTAGTTTAGAAATTGTTTACTTTTTCGATGGTGGAAATTTATAATGATTATAGAACTCAAGCAAGTAATCcctagaaaataaattaaattaaataactttttcttgtaaattaaaattaattttaacctaaattgtttttaataataCGTTTTCTGAACCTGATCTTAATTTTCTTCACTTAAATATTTCTCTTGGGTCACTTATTTGATTTGCAGGCAGTGATATCAGGAGGAACTGACACAACTAATACAGTTCTTACGTGGGCATTATCTTTGATTTTAAGAAATCCTTCTGTGCTAGAAAAAGTAAAAGAGGAACTAGACATTCATATTGGAAAAGAAAAATGCGTAAGTGAGTCCGATATAAGTAAGTTAATATATGTTCAAGCTATAGTCAAAGAAACTTTAAGATTGTATCCTCCTGCTCCTACTTCGGGACCTCGTGAATTCACAGAGAATTGCACTTTAAGAggttataatataaaaaagggAACCCGACTAATCATAAATCTTTGGAAGATTCATACAGATAGTAATGTTTGGGAAGATCCTTTAGAGTTCAAACCAGAAAGGTTTCTTACAACTCATAAAGATACTGACATCAAAGGCCATCATTTCGAGTTATTACCATTTGGGGGTGGTAGAAGAATTTGTCCAGGAGTATCCTTTGGCCTTCAAATGGTGCATTTCATTCTTGCTAGTCTTTTGCATTCTTTTGAAATTATAAGTTCATCACCAAATCCTATTGATATGACTGAAATCTTTGGATTAACCAACACCAAAGCCACTCCACTTAATATTCTTATTAAACCACGCCTATCTCTTaattgttatgaaaacaactaAGCCTT
This region includes:
- the LOC137836828 gene encoding cytochrome P450 82A4-like, translated to MDFVLHYLNTTTIALLSLIIFCLFFYNPFKKFQSKEAPTVAGAWPILGHLPLLSGSKTPHRTLGALADKYGPIFTIKIGSKKALIINNWEIAKECFTTIDMVVSSRPKLLASELMGYNHAMFGFAPYGPYWRELRKITTLEILTTRRVEQLQHVRVSELQNWIKQLYNVWCSQKSESGYALVELKQWFSHLSFNMVLQMVVGKRYFGGENLEDEKAQRCVRAMREFMRLFGVFTVGEFVPWLRWFDFGGHEKAMKATAKELDSIIGEELEEHRKRKGLGEKVDEAKDFMDVMISLLDGTTIEGIDADTMIKSTVLAVISGGTDTTNTVLTWALSLILRNPSVLEKVKEELDIHIGKEKCVSESDISKLIYVQAIVKETLRLYPPAPTSGPREFTENCTLRGYNIKKGTRLIINLWKIHTDSNVWEDPLEFKPERFLTTHKDTDIKGHHFELLPFGGGRRICPGVSFGLQMVHFILASLLHSFEIISSSPNPIDMTEIFGLTNTKATPLNILIKPRLSLNCYENN